In a single window of the Trichoderma breve strain T069 chromosome 6, whole genome shotgun sequence genome:
- a CDS encoding RING-H2 zinc finger domain-containing protein, translating to MFKLRLGWYAGVSTALAGAVVLSAFHQRANFYSAMVYLAQSNFCLLVLVNFTLLLYSSFIYALTQLCFGTLRAIEVEQLTERAWFAITETCLAMTIFREEIGAWFLVMFTALVTGKVWGWIGDGRVEFLEQQPPANPRLFHLRLSISLAASFIYDIWILRYAIYTVIQQARPNMMVMFLFEFAVLATCSWRTGARYLVSLTEQRIVHLQTRTRLAERRAEVSQQREAIIRQREQAAAAGEPAPETEEPLPNPDDIDEMDIEVPGWAAKGELVLWLDLVTDMVKLGIYVSFFMMLLVFYGLPIHIMRDLFMTTRDFLKRLNALLRYRRAIQEMNKYPDATERDLAQENTCIICREEMHLWDPANNAGTIDRVRPKKLPCGHILHLGCLKSWLERQQVCPTCRSPVTGERPRSANGARRAALRIQFGPQRGQERADGNDNANNNNNNDNNNVRRDGQNAAAAPRQAQGAGRPRVFQFGPIRLGFGANDQQVRELAQEFGMPQIAPDQGQNASTATAQTQIQLPPNSETYQNFLNQAEQLLQRQLASLQNTQQELQIANLLNTEMQRLRQRRLQPQDAAQNGQAQPPTSFNQPTGLPPVGLPPLPVALPPLAIPAGSPDLPEGVVLPPGWSLTPLQRLDNAQTVPPYSPQTAVQPTPTTSHSQETVPAESSSIPAPVAHVSTPRADTLPVPSVLSDPPPVVSPSPMLPNWGGSNQLFGGSSRLEQGDTASQASTQAAPSTEIDNAPETSSAHESLPAADLKREPSILELEQQNDESHAEDDRSEKGKGRAVTVEEAEDEED from the exons ATGTTTAAGCTGCGGCTGGGCTGGTACGCCGGG GTATCGACTGCCCTGGCGGGTGCCGTCGTCCTGTCGGCATTCCACCAGCGCGCCAACTTTTATTCGGCCATGGTATACCTTGCGCAGAGCAACTTCTGTCTGCTG GTCCTGGTCAACTTCACATTGCTATTGTATAGTAGCTTTATATATGCCTTGACGCAGCTGTGTTTCGGCACGTTGCGTGCGATCGAGGTCGAGCAGCTCACCGAGCGAGCATGGTTTGCCATCACCGAGACGTGCCTGGCCATGACCATCTTTCGGGAAGAGATTGGGGCTTGGTTCCTCGTCATGTTCACGGCATTGGTCACAGGCAAGGTCTGGGGCTGGATTGGAGATGGGCGTGTCGAATTTCTCGAGCAACAACCCCCCGCGAACCCCCGGCTCTTCCATCTGCGACTCAGCATCTCTCTTGCTGCTAGCTTTATCTACGATATCTGGATACTCCGCTATGCGATCTATACCGTCATTCAACAAGCTAGGCCCAACATGATGGTTATGTTCCTCTTCGAGTTCGCTGTTCTGGCTACCTGTTCCTGGAGAACGGGGGCTCGGTACTTGGTGTCGCTCACGGAGCAGCGCATCGTCCATTTGCAGACGAGAACACGCTTGGCAGAGCGGAGGGCAGAAGTCAGCCAACAGCGCGAGGCCATCATTCGTCAACGAGAgcaggctgcagcagctggagagccAGCTCCGGAAACCGAGGAGCCTTTACCCAACCCTGACGACATTGATGAAATGGATATTGAAGTTCCTGGCTGGGCAGCAAAGGGCGAGCTCGTTCTTTGGCTAGATCTGGTTACTG ATATGGTCAAGCTGGGCATCTACGTCTCGTTCTTCATGATGCTTCTCGTATTCTATGGACTTCCTATTCATATCATGAGGGACCTGTTCATGACAACACGCGACTTCCTCAAGAGGCTTAATGCACTTTTGCGGTACAGACGGGCAATTCAGGAGATGAACAAGTACCCCGATGCTACTGAGCGCGATCTTGCGCAAGAAAATACGTGCATCATCTGTCGTGAAGAGATGCATCTGTGGGATCCTGCAAACAACGCGGGCACCATCGACCGTGTGCGTCCCAAGAAGCTCCCCTGTGGTCACATTCTACATCTTGGCTGCCTCAAGAGCTGGCTGGAACGGCAGCAGGTATGTCCAACGTGTAGAAGCCCTGTCACGGGTGAGCGACCTCGATCTGCCAACGGCGCCCGTCGCGCTGCTCTTCGGATTCAATTCGGACCTCAACGGGGTCAGGAACGTGCTGATGGCAACGACAACGCaaataataataacaataACGATAACAATAACGTACGCCGTGATGGACAGAATGCCgcggcagctcctcgacaagctcaaggagcagGGCGGCCTCGTGTCTTCCAATTTGGACCTATCAGACTCGGATTTGGAGCCAATGACCAGCAAGTCCGTGAGCTCGCCCAAGAGTTTGGCATGCCACAAATTGCTCCCGATCAAGGCCAAAATGCTTCCACGGCGACTGCTCAAACTCAGATTCAACTACCTCCAAACAGTGAGACTTATCAGAATTTTCTTAATCAG gcggagcagctgctgcaacgCCAATTGGCCAGCTTGCAGAACACGCAGCAAGAGCTACAGATTGCCAATCTTCTCAATACCGAGATGCAGCGACTTCGTCAACGACGACTACAGCCACAGGATGCCGCACAGAATGGCCAAGCGCAGCCCCCTACATCTTTCAATCAGCCAACCGGCTTACCTCCTGTAGGGTTGCCGCCTCTGCCTGTTGCCCTACCTCCTCTTG CAATCCCTGCTGGCAGCCCCGATTTGCCAGAAGGAGTAGTGCTGCCTCCGGGGTGGTCCTTGACGCCTCTGCAGAGACTTGATAATGCTCAAACAGTGCCTCCTTACTCTCCCCAGACTGCTG TAcagccaacgccaacaacgTCACATAGTCAAGAGACAGTCCCGGCAGAATCTTCCTCAATTCCTGCTCCAGTAGCTCATGTGTCGACACCGCGAGCAGATACACTGCCTGTTCCCAGTGTTTTGTCTGATCCTCCGCCCGTGGTGTCACCTAGTCCGATGCTGCCAAACTGGGGCGGATCCAATCAGCTTTTCGGCGGCAGCTCTCGTCTGGAACAAGGAGACACGGCGAGCCAAGCTAGTACACAGGCCGCTCCATCAACGGAAATCGACAATGCGCCTGAAACTAGTAGTGCTCACGAGTCTCTGCCGGCGGCGGATCTCAAACGGGAGCCGAGcatccttgagcttgagcagcAGAATGACGAGAGCCATGCTGAGGATGATCGAtctgaaaagggaaagggtAGGGCCGTCACTgtggaagaggctgaggatgaggaggactGA
- a CDS encoding ubiquitin carboxyl-terminal hydrolase, family 1 domain-containing protein: protein MSGGWNTIESDAGVFTSLIENLGVKNVQFEELLTLDPSELLALQPLYGVIFLFKYPTDRPYATPDGPLDGSFDHDASESIFFAAQTIQNACATQALLSVLMNKTQDVDIGPQMNDFREFTMVLPPEFRGEALSNSDLIREVHNSFARSSPFADETARTGEPSEDVFHFIAYTPINGVLYELDGLQPAPISHGACTSEDFPLKVVDVLQRRVSRYDATEIRFNLLAMCRDLRIRAQEFGDEELLEREQRKRKDWLFENALRRHNFVGFAGEVLKNVVEKKLDAGGDEAVQKWVDEGLERRKAAERAMGARGGGGDLDMSG, encoded by the exons ATGAGCGGTGGCTGGAACACAA TTGAGTCTGATGCA GGCGTCTTCACATCCCTCATCGAAAACCTCGGCGTCAAAAACGTCCAGTTCGAAGAACTCCTCACCCTCGACCCCTCGGAGCTCCTCGCCCTCCAGCCCCTCTACGGCGTAATCTTCCTTTTCAAATACCCGACCGACCGGCCGTACGCCACGCCCGATGGGCCCCTCGACGGCAGCTTCGACCACGATGCCTCCgagagcatcttcttcgccgcccAGACGATCCAAAACGCCTGCGCGACGCAGGCCCTGCTCAGTGTCCTCATGAACAAGACGCAAGATGTCGACATTGGGCCCCAGATGAACGATTTTCGAGAGTTTACAATGGTCCTCCCGCCAGAGTTCCGCGGCGAGGCTCTTAGCAACTCGGACCTCATTCGCGAAGTCCACAATAGCTTCGCACGCAGCAGCCCCTTTGCCGACGAGACCGCCCGCACCGGCGAGCCCTCCGAGGACGTCTTCCACTTCATCGCCTACACCCCCATAAATGGCGTGCTCTACGAGCTCGACGGCCTCCAGCCCGCGCCAATCTCCCACGGCGCCTGCACGTCCGAGGACTTCCCCCTCAAGGTCGTCGACGTGCTGCAGCGCCGCGTCTCGCGCTACGATGCTACGGAGATCCGGTTCAACCTGCTGGCTATGTGCCGCGACCTGCGGATCCGCGCTCAGGAATttggcgacgaggagctgctggagcgcGAGCAGCGTAAGCGTAAGGACTGGCTCTTTGAGAACGCGCTACGGAGGCACAACTTTGTGGGTTTCGCCGGTGAGGTTCTGAAGAATGTtgtcgagaagaagctggacgCTGGCGGTGATGAGGCCGTGCAGAAGTGGGTGGACGAAGGtctggagaggaggaaagcTGCCGAGAGGGCCATGGGggcgagaggaggaggcggagatTTAGACATGAGCGGGTGA
- a CDS encoding permease family domain-containing protein, with translation MDSPTVQPKEGQESEAADPGIFTPRLPSPPVVGRSRFCGFRDFADLMDNWLSTGLLGRLFHLAGSGHPDVIEGTSFFREIRAGLTTFATMAYIIAVNASVLSQTGGTCECNLADKFQCDTISDFVDCKEEVRRDLITATAALAGLSTLSFGLFTNLPVALAPGMGLNAYFAFQVVGYNGSGAISYRTALTAVFFEGIIFMFLALTGMRQWLVRLIPATIKTATGVGIGFFLTEIGLSYTSGIGAITGGGTATPLSLGGCPPDMINEVTGACNGGQMTNPTMWLAIFCGGIVTAFLMAFRVKYALVIGIALVSIISWPRNTPVTYFPNTPEGDSRFSFFKQIVAWHPLSKTLNQLDWGFDTASTTHFVLGLFTFLYVDIIDATATLYSMVRFCGVVDPKDGDFPRSTIAYCTDAAFISIGSLFGCSPITAFIESGAGIAEGGRTGLTAVVAGLCFIISIFFAPIFASIPPWATGCTLILVGCMMARQITQVNWRYIGDVLPSFVVMTFIPFSYSVAYGLIAGLFVYTTLNGLIGLVVLLSGHRIEPREYDLKEYWTWRGTGRAPWFVRAMRRGNSHSSPTSGDDHNNHSDTTATSSLPSEEESQRGFNVQHSCTKGDSAATEAHSRVHFSHDEDYDHYHHGHSSPLRGIAH, from the exons ATGGATTCTCCCACCGTCCAGCCCAAAGAGGGCCAAGAATCTGAAGCAGCCGACCCAGGAATCTTCACTCCTAGGCTTCCTTCACCTCCAGTGGTTGGTCGATCCAGGTTCTGCGGATTTCGAGACTTTGCCGATCTTATGGACAATTGGCTGAGCACCGGTCTCCTCGGACGGTTGTTTCATCTTGCTGGTTCGGGACAT CCTGATGTAATTGAAGGGACAAGCTTTTTCAGGGAGATTCGCGCTGGGTTGACGACATTTGCGACAATGGCATACATTATCGCCGTCAAT GCTTCGGTCCTGTCCCAAACTGGTGGAACTTGCGAGTGCAATCTGGCAGACAAATTCCAATGCGATACTATCTCTGACTTTGTGGACTGCAAAGAAG AGGTTCGCAGAGACTTGATTACAGCTACGGCAGCCCTGGCCGGCCTCTCGACTTTGTCCTTTGGCTTGTTTACCAACCTTCCCGTCGCTCTTGC TCCAGGCATGGGGCTTAACGCCTATTTTGCTTTTCAG GTCGTTGGGTAcaatggcagcggcgccATCTCCTACCGTACCGCCCTGACTGCCGTCTTCTTTGAAGGTATTATCTTCATGTTTCTCGCCCTGACGGGCATGCGTCAGTGGCTCGTCAGGCTCATCCCAGCCACTATCAAGACTGCCACTGGAGTTGGAATCGGTTTCTTTCTCACTGAAATTGGACTTTCTTACACGTCTGGTATTGGTGCGATCACGGGTGGCGGCACAGCGACCCCTCTTAGCTTGGGCGGTTGCCCTCCTGATATGATCAACGAAGTGACAGGAGCATGCAATGGAGGCCAGATGACGAATCCAACT ATGTGGCTCGCCATCTTTTGTGGTGGCATCGTCACAGCCTTTCTTATGGCTTTTAGGGTCAAGTATGCCCTGGTCATTGGCATTGCCCttgtctccatcatctcatgGCC TCGTAATACTCCTGTGACCTATTTTCCCAACACTCCCGAGGGTGACTctcgcttctcctttttcaaACAAATCGTTGCATGGCACCCTCTATCCAAGACGCTCAACCAGCTTGACTGGGGCTTCGATACCGCCAGCACAACACACTTTGTTCTTGGTCTCTTTACGTTCCTCTATGTCGACATAATCGACGCCACTGCCACACTATACTCCATGGTCCGTTTCTGTGGCGTTGTCGACCCCAAAGATGGCGACTTCCCTCGCTCAACCATTGCTTACTGCACCGACGCGGCATTCATATCCATCGGATCTCTGTTTGGATGCTCCCCCATCACGGCCTTTATCGAGAGCGGTGCGGGTATCGCTGAGGGTGGACGTACCGGCCTCACGGCTGTGGTTGCGGGACTGTGCTTTATCATCTCGATCTTCTTTGCTCCTATATTTGCTTCTATCCCTCCGTGGGCTACGGGATGTACTCTCATCTTGGTCGGGTGTATGATGGCTCGCCAGATTACGCAAGTCAATTGGCGTTATATTGGCGATGTTTTGCCTTCGTTTGTTGTTATGACGTTTATTCCGTTTAGCTACAGCGTTGCTTACGGGCTCATTGC TGGTCTTTTTGTCTACACTACCCTCAACGGCCTCATTGGCCTAGTCGTTCTCCTTTCAGGCCATCGTATCGAGCCTCGTGAATACGATCTCAAAGAGTACTGGACCTGGAGAGGTACCGGTCGTGCACCGTGGTTCGTTCGAGCCATGAGAAGGGGCAACAGTCACAGTTCGCCTACTTCAGGTGATGACCACAACAACCACAGTGATACCACTGCCACCTCGTCTCTTCCTAGCGAAGAGGAGAGCCAGCGGGGATTCAACGTCCAACACAGTTGCACTAAGGGTGATTCTGCAGCGACGGAAGCTCATTCTAGGGTGCATTTtagtcatgatgaagattacGACCATTATCATCATGGACATTCTTCGCCTTTGAGGGGTATAGCTCATTGA